The following coding sequences lie in one Capsicum annuum cultivar UCD-10X-F1 chromosome 5, UCD10Xv1.1, whole genome shotgun sequence genomic window:
- the LOC107871523 gene encoding protein PELPK1-like — protein sequence MVMALLIPSALVTEILEAICVTLLSFSSITTSHAARGLLQLPNLPTIPSLPQPTMPQLPTIPNLPATLPPLPSVASLPTLPTTNSPLPFLPALPSVVPKMTLPPLPVNPQTNMPSLPNMIPTLSPPPSN from the exons ATGGTGATGGCATTGTTGATTCCATCGGCACTGGTCACTGAAATCTTAGAGGCCATTTGTGTGA CATTATTGTCCTTTTCAAGCATCACCACAAGTCATGCTGCTCGCGGCCTACTGCAACTTCCCAATTTGCCTACGATCCCCTCATTGCCTCAGCCAACAATGCCACAATTGCCTACTATTCCCAACTTGCCCGCAACATTGCCACCATTGCCAAGTGTTGCATCGTTGCCAACACTTCCAACAACTAATTCACCATTACCTTTTTTGCCTGCATTGCCCTCTGTAGTCCCGAAAATGACTCTGCCACCATTGCCCGTGAATCCTCAGACCAACATGCCATCACTTCCCAACATGATTCCTACACTTTCACCTCCTCCATCCAACTAA